Proteins from one Setaria italica strain Yugu1 chromosome V, Setaria_italica_v2.0, whole genome shotgun sequence genomic window:
- the LOC101785400 gene encoding coatomer subunit zeta-2, which produces MADFSKESCPSVKNILLLDSEGKRVAVKYFSDDWPTNASKLAYEKSVFTKTLKTNARAEAEITLFDGYIVVYKFVHDLHFFVTAGDDENELILASVLNGFSDSVGLLLRGDVEKRTALENLDLILLCIDEIIDGGIILETDANTIAGKVATNAVDGSVPFSEQTITQALATAREHFARSLLK; this is translated from the exons ATGGCGGATTTCTCCAAG GAATCTTGCCCTTCTGTGAAGAATATTTTGCTTCTGGATTCTGAAGGGAAGCGTGTTGCTGTGAAGTATTTCTCAGATGATTGGCCGACTAATGCATCAAAGTTGGCCTATGAAAAATCTGTCTTTACTAAAACTCTGAAGACAAATGCACGGGCAGAAG CTGAGATAACATTGTTTGATGGTTATATTGTCGTTTACAAGTTTGTTCACGACCTTCACTTTTTCGTCACCGCTGGAGATGATGAGAATGAACTCATCTTAGCAAGTGTACTAAATGGTTTTTCTGATTCTGTTGGTCTTCTACTCAG GGGTGATGTTGAGAAGCGGACTGCGCTTGAGAACTTGGACTTGATACTTCTCTGCATTGATGAAATTATAGATGGCGG CATCATTCTGGAAACAGATGCAAACACCATTGCTGGTAAGGTAGCAACCAATGCTGTTGACGGTTCTGTCCCCTTCTCTGAGCAG ACGATAACTCAGGCACTAGCCACAGCTAGGGAGCACTTTGCAAGATCTCTGCTGAAATGA
- the LOC101786069 gene encoding coiled-coil domain-containing protein 94 gives MGERKVINKYYPHDFDPSKIPRRRRPKNEQIKVRMMLPMSIQCDTCGTYIYKGTKLNSRKEDVVGEMYLGIQIFRFYFKCTKCSAEITFKTDPQNSDYTVESGASRNFEPWREQDEAADKEKRKRDAEEMGDAMKALENRAMDSKQDMDILAALEEMRSMKSRHAGVSVDQMLEILKRSAHEKEEKAIAELDEEDEELTKSITLRNSGFYVKRIEDDDEDNNDDLVPGQSSRTGKIDCSSESVTKPTDVLSKANGSEGVNKEGSKSWMPKFIVKPKSAGADPKRQKTESTAVQDNGKAPVGDQKSEPAMQTNVLQSLCQNYDSDDSE, from the exons ATGGGCGAGCGCAAGGTGATAAACAAATACTACCCGCACGACTTCGACCCATCCAAgatcccgcggcggcggcggcccaagAACGAGCAGATCAAGGTGCGCATGATGCTCCCCATGAGCATCCAATGTGACACCTGTGGAACATACATCTACAAGGGCACCAAGCTCAACTCCAGAAAGGAGGATGTCGTCGGAGAG ATGTACTTGGGAATACAAATATTCAGGTTTTACTTCAAGTGCACTAAGTGCTCTGCTGAGATCACTTTCAAAACAGATCCTCAGAATTCTGACTACACAGTGGAATCGGGGGCTAGTCGAAATTTTGAACCTTGGCGTGAACAGGATGAG GCAGCAGACAAAGAAAAGAGGAAGCGAGATGCTGAGGAGATGGGTGATGCAATGAAAGCGTTAGAGAATAGAGCAATGGATTCAAAGCAGGATATGGACATACTTGCTGCTTTAGAAGAGATGCGCTCCATGAAG TCTAGACATGCTGGTGTCTCTGTTGACCAGATGCTTGAAATTTTGAAGCGTTCAGCTCATGAGAAG GAGGAAAAAGCAATTGCAGAGCTTgacgaagaagatgaagaacttACCAAGTCAATCACTTTGCGA AACTCCGGATTCTATGTAAAGAGGATAGAAGATGACGACGAAGACAACAATGACGATTTGGTCCCAGGCCAATCGAGTAGAACAGGAAAG ATCGATTGTTCTTCTGAATCAGTGACAAAGCCAACAGATGTTCTAAGCAAAGCTAATGGATCGGAGGGTGTCAATAAAGAAG GGAGCAAGAGCTGGATGCCCAAATTTATAGTAAAACCAAAGTCTGCTGGTGCAGATCCTAAGAGGCAGAAGACTGAATCAACAGCTGTCCAAGACAATGGCAAAGCACCAGTAGGAGATCAAAAGAGTGAACCTGCAATGCAAACCAATGTTCTCCAGTCCCTTTGCCAGAACTACGATAGCGATGATAGTGAGTGA